A genomic window from Silene latifolia isolate original U9 population chromosome Y, ASM4854445v1, whole genome shotgun sequence includes:
- the LOC141631183 gene encoding uncharacterized protein LOC141631183 produces the protein MVLFRGNFKWFPPLGPTYLLALTGYGVLVSGACVTKCRNFISSGVRFLWSAFRLFFLRPWGVSALCFLSLGLGACWCPDKVYHSQGDESPRRFFGSCSRYFSEAVLIKTSKNEFVEARWFSEEDFHSQGDESPRPFFGSCCRYFSEATSIKTSKDGCLPLASVAHPLENRVDCEFEERVPTSVVRHQHDVVYRCICYQPLVYVISRSIVFYVVVYRPLIYRLWQDGKRILFRFDSAAFAFKFLPFKVPYPVPFKLLGDEAKGWLDTTYLSDSGNIRISRGNKGTTFVLQKEIEPRQELLSAISTGYGVTQAIDKLISATRNEDEEPRLLEGEWKMIWSSQMETDSWLENAANGLMGSQIVKRDGQLRFLVDIVLGLRFSMSGTYQKVEPKKYEVKMDDAAIVAGSFGLPIEMLSKFNMELKYADDKLRITTGYNNIVFAHLRIQSP, from the exons ATGGTTTTGTTTAGGGGGAAtttcaagtggtttcctcctttAGGTCCCACCTATTTACTCGCTTTAACTGGCTATGGGGTTCTGGTCAGCGGGGCTTGTGTTACAAAGTGTAGGAATTTTATCTCCTCTGGAGTCAGATTTTTGTGGTCTGCTTTCCGTCTTTTCTTTCTACGTCCTTGgggcgtaagtgcactttgtttTCTCTCGTTGGGTTTAGGGGCTTGTTGGTGTCCAGATAAGGTGTAtcacagccaaggagatgaatctccaagACGCTTTTTTGGGTCTTGTAGTAGGTATTTCTCTGAAGCTGTTTTGATTAAGACGAGTAAAAATGAGTTTGTGGAAGCTCGTTGGTTTTCTGAGGAAGATTTtcacagccaaggagatgaatctccgagaccctTTTTTgggtcttgttgcaggtatttctctGAAGCTACATCAATCAAGACAAGTAAAGATGGGTGTCTTCCTTTGGCCAGCGTTGCTCATCCATTAGAGAATAGGGTGGATTGTGAGTTTGAAGAGCGTGTTCCGACTTCAGTCGTACGCCATCAACACGACGTTGTTTACCGATGCATTTGTTACCAAcctttagtttatgttattagtagATCTATAGTGTTTTATGTTGTAGTTTATAG GCCTCTCATTTACAGGCTGTGGCAGGATGGGAAACGAATCCTTTTCCGCTTTGACAGCGCTGCATTTGCATTCAAATTCCTGCCCTTTAAGGTTCCGTATCCAGTGCCGTTTAAACTTCTTGGAGACGAAGCAAAAGGTTGGTTGGACACTACATATTTGTCTGATTCCGGAAACATACGCATTTCGAGGGGAAATAAG GGCACTACGTTTGTGCTCCAGAAGGAAATTGAACCTAGGCAAGAGCTGCTTTCTGCTATTTCTACTGGGTACGGAGTAACACAG GCAATCGATAAGCTTATTTCTGCAACTCGAAATGAGGATGAAGAACCTCGGCTTCTGGAGGGAGAATGGAAGATGATCTGGAGCTCTCAG ATGGAGACCGACAGCTGGCTGGAGAACGCAGCCAACGGTCTCATGGGTTCACAG ATCGTCAAAAGAGATGGACAGTTGAGGTTTTTGGTTGACATTGTGCTTGGCTTAAGGTTCTCTATGAGCGGCACTTATCA GAAAGTAGAGCCGAAAAAATATGAAGTCAAAATGGATGATGCAGCAATCGTGGCTGGTTCATTTGGACTTCCGATAGAAATGCTGAGCAAATTCAACATGGAGCTTAA GTATGCAGATGACAAGCTCAGAATCACAACAGGATACAATAATATCGTATTTGCCCACCTGCGCATTCAGAGCCCATGA